A stretch of the Pseudalkalibacillus hwajinpoensis genome encodes the following:
- the phoU gene encoding phosphate signaling complex protein PhoU, producing MVVRENFQEQLDEIKSQLLELGSLAQIAVDDAITALKAQDVNKALEIIENDHKINRLEEEINERAIWLIAKEQPLATDLRRLISALKITTDVERVGDLAVNIAKSIIRIGDKPFVKPIEEIPALAEKANNMLREVLASFYDEDVNKAMAVADADDEIDNMYGRLVKELLELMTEHPESVSQIQQLSFICRYVERIGDHCTNISESVIYVVKGKRYDLNA from the coding sequence ATGGTAGTAAGAGAGAATTTCCAGGAACAGTTAGATGAGATAAAGTCACAACTACTTGAACTCGGATCACTAGCACAAATAGCAGTTGATGATGCGATTACAGCATTAAAAGCTCAGGATGTTAACAAAGCTCTTGAGATCATTGAAAATGACCATAAAATAAACAGACTTGAGGAAGAAATTAATGAAAGAGCGATCTGGTTAATTGCCAAAGAGCAGCCGCTTGCAACAGATTTGAGAAGACTCATCTCAGCACTTAAAATTACAACAGATGTTGAGCGTGTTGGAGATCTTGCGGTCAACATTGCAAAGTCGATTATCCGTATTGGCGACAAGCCATTCGTAAAGCCAATCGAAGAAATCCCAGCGCTAGCTGAGAAAGCAAATAACATGTTGAGAGAAGTTCTTGCGTCTTTCTATGATGAAGATGTGAATAAGGCTATGGCTGTTGCTGATGCAGATGATGAAATTGACAACATGTATGGTCGTCTTGTGAAGGAGCTACTTGAGTTAATGACCGAACATCCTGAAAGTGTTAGTCAAATTCAACAGCTTTCATTTATATGCCGCTATGTTGAACGTATTGGTGATCACTGTACGAACATTTCCGAAAGCGTGATTTATGTTGTGAAGGGGAAACGATACGACCTTAATGCATAG
- the pstB gene encoding phosphate ABC transporter ATP-binding protein PstB: MDEKKVVKAPRSEKQNKEEKSVYSIQNFNLWYGKDQALKDIKFEIPENQVTAIIGPSGCGKSTFIKALNRMVEMVPIVKMSGDINYRGKNIFENKYKVEDLRTKVGMVFQKPNPFPKSIYENVVYGPKIHGIKNKKVLDEIVEKSLKGAALWEEVKDRLNENAYGLSGGQQQRLCIARCLAIEPDVILMDEPTSALDPISTLKVEELVQELKKDFSIIIVTHNMQQAARISDKTAFFLNGEVVEFSDTNQLFSNPTDKRTEDYITGRFG, encoded by the coding sequence ATGGATGAAAAAAAAGTTGTGAAAGCTCCTCGTTCAGAAAAACAGAATAAAGAGGAGAAATCAGTTTATAGCATTCAAAATTTCAATCTTTGGTACGGTAAAGATCAAGCACTTAAAGATATCAAATTTGAAATTCCAGAAAATCAGGTAACAGCCATCATCGGGCCATCTGGGTGTGGGAAATCAACCTTTATTAAAGCACTTAACAGAATGGTAGAAATGGTGCCGATTGTAAAAATGTCTGGTGATATTAATTATCGAGGGAAAAACATTTTTGAAAACAAATATAAAGTAGAAGACTTGCGCACAAAGGTAGGTATGGTTTTCCAGAAACCGAATCCATTTCCAAAGTCAATCTATGAAAATGTTGTTTATGGCCCTAAAATTCATGGAATTAAAAATAAAAAGGTTTTAGATGAAATCGTAGAAAAAAGCTTAAAAGGCGCAGCGCTTTGGGAAGAAGTAAAAGATCGTCTTAACGAGAATGCCTACGGTTTATCCGGTGGGCAGCAGCAGCGTCTTTGCATTGCGCGTTGCCTTGCTATTGAGCCTGACGTGATTCTAATGGATGAACCAACTTCTGCTCTTGACCCAATTTCTACCCTTAAAGTAGAAGAGCTTGTTCAGGAATTGAAGAAGGATTTCAGTATTATTATTGTAACTCACAACATGCAACAAGCAGCTCGTATCTCTGATAAAACCGCCTTTTTCTTAAACGGTGAAGTCGTTGAGTTTTCTGATACGAATCAGCTGTTTTCTAATCCAACTGACAAGCGTACAGAAGATTATATTACAGGCCGTTTCGGTTAA
- the pstA gene encoding phosphate ABC transporter permease PstA: protein MQLVDQAKVKSRMQTRLTQNKILKGIFFGATMFALVVLVILLYRIFTQGIGYLDLQFFQNFASRFPEKAGIKAAFFGSLWLMAVIAPVSLILGVGTAIYLEEYAKKNKFTTFIQINISNLAGVPSIVFGLLGLTVFVRMLEMGRSVLAGGLTMSLLILPIIVVAAQEAVRSVPKELREASYAMGATKWQTIKKVVLPAAIPGILTGGILALSRAIGETAPLLMIGALTFVAYLPENLLSGFTVMPIQIFNWTSRPQTEFHDVAAAGIIVLLAMLLIMNSIAVLIRNKFSKRL from the coding sequence ATGCAATTAGTAGATCAGGCAAAAGTTAAAAGTAGAATGCAAACCAGATTAACACAAAATAAAATTCTTAAAGGAATCTTTTTTGGTGCAACGATGTTTGCCCTTGTTGTACTTGTTATCTTGTTATATCGGATATTCACTCAAGGAATTGGTTATCTCGACCTTCAGTTCTTTCAAAATTTCGCATCGCGTTTCCCTGAGAAAGCTGGGATCAAAGCAGCCTTCTTTGGTTCACTTTGGTTAATGGCTGTGATTGCTCCAGTTTCACTCATTCTTGGTGTAGGAACTGCGATATATCTCGAAGAATACGCAAAGAAAAATAAGTTTACAACTTTTATTCAAATCAATATATCCAATTTGGCTGGCGTACCTTCAATCGTTTTTGGTTTACTCGGACTAACTGTATTTGTTCGTATGTTGGAAATGGGGCGTAGTGTTCTTGCAGGTGGACTAACGATGAGCTTGCTTATTCTACCAATTATTGTAGTAGCAGCTCAAGAAGCCGTTCGCTCTGTTCCAAAAGAATTACGTGAAGCTTCTTATGCAATGGGTGCTACAAAATGGCAAACCATCAAGAAAGTAGTACTTCCTGCTGCTATTCCTGGAATACTTACAGGAGGAATTCTTGCCCTTTCTCGAGCAATTGGGGAAACAGCTCCACTTCTAATGATTGGTGCACTAACGTTTGTAGCCTATTTACCTGAGAATTTACTGTCCGGATTTACAGTAATGCCTATTCAAATTTTCAACTGGACAAGTCGTCCACAAACGGAATTCCACGATGTAGCAGCAGCTGGTATTATTGTACTTCTCGCAATGTTGCTCATTATGAATTCAATTGCTGTATTAATACGAAATAAATTCTCAAAGAGACTGTAG
- the pstC gene encoding phosphate ABC transporter permease subunit PstC — protein sequence MQSSVRQMIKDKKEKNQARAKFMEKLVPGLLLLCAIISVLTTLGIVFTLIVETITFFNHVSIVEFFTNKDWYPFFESDPDYGIWPLISGTLMITGIAMLVAIPFGLAAAIYLSEYASDRVRRFIKPILEVLAGIPTIVYGFFALTFVTPVLQNIIPSLPVFNALSPGIVIGIMIIPMIASLSEDAMSSVPNAIREGALGVGATRFEVAVKVVLPAALSGIIASFVLAISRAIGETMIVTVAGGATPKLTLDVTESIQTMTSYIVQVSLGDAGFGTTIYYSIYAVGMTLFLFTLIMNLIAQYISRRFREEY from the coding sequence ATGCAAAGCTCAGTTCGTCAAATGATTAAAGACAAAAAAGAGAAAAATCAAGCACGAGCGAAGTTTATGGAGAAACTTGTACCGGGCTTATTGCTTTTATGTGCAATTATTTCGGTATTAACAACGCTCGGAATTGTGTTTACACTGATTGTCGAAACAATCACCTTTTTTAACCATGTGTCTATTGTTGAGTTTTTTACAAACAAAGATTGGTATCCATTCTTTGAAAGTGATCCTGATTACGGTATTTGGCCACTTATTTCAGGAACACTTATGATTACTGGAATTGCCATGCTGGTTGCTATCCCGTTTGGTCTTGCAGCAGCCATTTATTTGAGTGAATATGCAAGTGATCGTGTAAGAAGATTTATTAAACCGATTCTAGAAGTATTAGCAGGTATTCCGACAATTGTGTATGGTTTCTTTGCTTTAACCTTTGTTACACCTGTACTACAGAACATTATTCCGAGCTTACCGGTCTTTAATGCGTTAAGTCCTGGTATTGTTATTGGAATCATGATTATCCCCATGATTGCATCGCTTTCTGAGGATGCGATGAGTTCTGTTCCGAATGCAATTAGAGAAGGTGCGCTTGGTGTTGGGGCAACTCGTTTTGAAGTAGCTGTGAAAGTTGTGTTGCCAGCAGCTTTATCAGGAATTATTGCATCCTTTGTGCTTGCGATTTCTCGAGCAATTGGTGAAACGATGATTGTAACAGTAGCGGGTGGTGCAACACCTAAGCTTACATTAGATGTTACGGAATCGATCCAAACGATGACATCTTATATTGTCCAGGTAAGTCTTGGTGATGCCGGATTTGGAACGACAATTTATTACAGCATTTATGCTGTCGGTATGACGCTCTTCCTATTCACGCTTATCATGAACCTTATCGCGCAATATATTTCTCGTAGATTCAGGGAGGAATACTAA